From Phalacrocorax carbo chromosome 6, bPhaCar2.1, whole genome shotgun sequence, a single genomic window includes:
- the LOC135314122 gene encoding uncharacterized protein LOC135314122: MPQPTKGSGSEGTSTDFFCWLEAVSAPMVMLLRVAMANGRPRPGETMITLSLALPLTVALCTLSLLPAGLRIYINPTWLIVESEAPPEDLKQPPVDAESMTTEWDSSIDVQSPYGLVRIMMDAVIEGLRKLPFVGESMVPKRHSSTGPRSPQSWVRLRKDVAPVGPKELPVVAKSVASDPPYPLGQLWDSLAQADRTQLCCRALQSLWLCFLSWVALRLWRNGNRPQGQGKERPASSSVGTDCSEEGTFSSDEAVHQLEAKITPLARCTRLVYRLRLKVFPHQHSEKKAEGEASGGEPSLAPCAPPPRACSRRIGKRRCRGASECRRPCRVGLEAGENRHPWP, translated from the exons ATGCCTCAGCCCACCAAAGGCTCCGGGAGTGAGGGCACCTCCACCGACTTCTTCTGCTGGCTGGAGGCCGTTAGCGCCCCGATGGTCATGCTCCTGCGGGTGGCCATGGCCAACGGCCGGCCACGTCCTG GAGAGACCATGATAACTCTCAGCCTGGCTCTCCCCCTGACCGTGGCTCTCTGCACGTTGTCACTGTTGCCTGCTGGTCTTCGCATTTACATCAACCCCACCTGGCTCATTGTGGAGAGTGAAGCTCCTCCTGAAGACCTGAAGCAGCCACCCGTTGATGCGGAGAGCATGACCACCGAATGGGACAGCAGCATCGACGTTCAGAGCCCCTACGGCTTGGTTAGGATCATGATGGACGCTGTTATTGAGGGTCTGAGGAAGCTGCCCTTTGTGGGAGAGAGCATGGTCCCCAaacggcacagcagcactggcccccgcagcccccagagcTGGGTCAGGCTCAGGAAGGACGTCGCTCCTGTGGGCCCGAAGGAACTGCCCGTTGTCGCCAAGAGCGTGGCCTCTGACCCGCCCTACCCTCTGGGCCAGCTTTGGGACTCCCTTGCCCAGGCGGACAGGACCCAGCTGTGTTGCAGGGCCTTGCAAAGCCTGTGGCTGTGCTTCCTGTCTTGGGTTGCACTTCGCCTCTGGAGAAATGGGAACAGACCCCAGGGACAG GGAAAGGAACGGCCGGCCTCATCTTCTGTGGGAACAGACTGCTCGGAGGAGGGCACCTTCAGCTCTGATGAAGCCGTCCACCAGCTGGAGGCCAAAATCACCCCGCTGGCCAGGTGCACCAGGCTTGTCTACCGCCTCCGCCTGAAAGTGTTCCCGCACCAGCACTCCGAGAAGAAGGCGGAAGGCGAGGCAAGCGGAGGAGAGCCTTCTCTAGCTCCCTGTGCACCTCCACCTAGGGCGTGCTCTCGGCGGATTGGCAAGAGGAGATGCAGGGGTGCAAGTGAGTGCCGGCGTCCTTGCAGGGTGGGACTTGAGGCGGGAGAGAACAGGCACCCGTGGCCGTGA
- the UCK2 gene encoding uridine-cytidine kinase 2 isoform X2: MAGDSEQRLEEHGQPSGGEPFLIGVSGGTASGKSSVCSKIVQLLGQNEVDYRQKQVVIVSQDSFYRVLTSEQKSKALKDAFDNELIVKTLKEITEGKTVQIPVYDFVSHSRKEETVTVYPADVVLFEGILAFYSQEVRDLFRMKLFVDTDADTRLSRRVLRDISERGRDLEQILSQYITFVKPAFEEFCLPTKKYADVIIPRGADNEVAINLIVQHIQDILNGGLSKRQSNGYLNGYTPPRQRQPSESSSRPH; this comes from the exons ATGGCGGGGGACAGCGAGCAGAGGCTGGAGGAGCACGGGCAGCCCAGCGGCGGGGAACCGTTCCTCATCGGGGTCAGCGGCGGCACAGCCAGCGGCAAG TCCTCAGTATGCTCCAAGATTGTCCAGCTGCTGGGCCAGAACGAGGTGGACTACCGTCAGAAGCAGGTGGTGATCGTGAGCCAAGACAGCTTCTACCGGGTCCTCACCTCAGAGCAGAAATCCAAAGCGCTCAAAG ATGCCTTTGACAACGAGCTGATTGTGAAAACCCTCAAAGAGATCACGGAAGGGAAGACGGTCCAGATTCCTGTCTATGACTTTGTGTCCCACTCCAG GAAAGAGGAGACGGTGACTGTCTACCCTGCTGATGTGGTACTCTTCGAAGGCATCCTGGCCTTCTACAGCCAGGAGGTGCGGGATCTCTTCCGCATGAAGCTCTTCGTGGACACGGACGCAGACACCCGGCTGTCCCGCAGAG TGCTACGAGACATCAGTGAGCGAGGCAGGGACCTCGAGCAGATCTTATCTCAGTATATCACCTTTGTCAAGCCTGCCTTCGAGGAGTTCTGTTTGCCA ACCAAGAAGTATGCTGACGTGATCATTCCCAGAGGAGCAGATAATGAAG TGGCCATAAATCTGATAGTGCAGCACATCCAGGACATTCTTAACGGAGGACTCAGCAAACGCCAGAGCAACGGCTACCTGAATGGCTACACTCCTCCCCGCCAGCGGCAGCCCTCAGAGTCCAGCAGCCGGCCTCACTGA
- the UCK2 gene encoding uridine-cytidine kinase 2 isoform X1 — protein MAGDSEQRLEEHGQPSGGEPFLIGVSGGTASGKSSVCSKIVQLLGQNEVDYRQKQVVIVSQDSFYRVLTSEQKSKALKGQFNFDHPDAFDNELIVKTLKEITEGKTVQIPVYDFVSHSRKEETVTVYPADVVLFEGILAFYSQEVRDLFRMKLFVDTDADTRLSRRVLRDISERGRDLEQILSQYITFVKPAFEEFCLPTKKYADVIIPRGADNEVAINLIVQHIQDILNGGLSKRQSNGYLNGYTPPRQRQPSESSSRPH, from the exons ATGGCGGGGGACAGCGAGCAGAGGCTGGAGGAGCACGGGCAGCCCAGCGGCGGGGAACCGTTCCTCATCGGGGTCAGCGGCGGCACAGCCAGCGGCAAG TCCTCAGTATGCTCCAAGATTGTCCAGCTGCTGGGCCAGAACGAGGTGGACTACCGTCAGAAGCAGGTGGTGATCGTGAGCCAAGACAGCTTCTACCGGGTCCTCACCTCAGAGCAGAAATCCAAAGCGCTCAAAGGCCAGTTCAATTTTGACCACCCAG ATGCCTTTGACAACGAGCTGATTGTGAAAACCCTCAAAGAGATCACGGAAGGGAAGACGGTCCAGATTCCTGTCTATGACTTTGTGTCCCACTCCAG GAAAGAGGAGACGGTGACTGTCTACCCTGCTGATGTGGTACTCTTCGAAGGCATCCTGGCCTTCTACAGCCAGGAGGTGCGGGATCTCTTCCGCATGAAGCTCTTCGTGGACACGGACGCAGACACCCGGCTGTCCCGCAGAG TGCTACGAGACATCAGTGAGCGAGGCAGGGACCTCGAGCAGATCTTATCTCAGTATATCACCTTTGTCAAGCCTGCCTTCGAGGAGTTCTGTTTGCCA ACCAAGAAGTATGCTGACGTGATCATTCCCAGAGGAGCAGATAATGAAG TGGCCATAAATCTGATAGTGCAGCACATCCAGGACATTCTTAACGGAGGACTCAGCAAACGCCAGAGCAACGGCTACCTGAATGGCTACACTCCTCCCCGCCAGCGGCAGCCCTCAGAGTCCAGCAGCCGGCCTCACTGA